In one window of Gemmatimonadota bacterium DNA:
- a CDS encoding MoxR family ATPase: MTHTVDSIQAGLAAQGYIADRELCTAVFLSLTLGRPLLLEGEAGVGKTEVARVLARLLGTELIRLQCYEGIDVSTAVYEWDYPRQMLEIRLLEARGEAKGAATRDIFSEAFLLRRPLLRAIEPRAGDPPVLLIDEVDRADEEFEAFLLELLSDFAITVPEIGTLRAERPPRVILTSNRTREIHDALKRRCLYQWIDYPTAERELAILLARQPQVPELLAGEVVRFVQRLRQADLTKVPGIAETLDWAAALVALGASRLESGQVNETLGVLLKYQEDVSAMKGAGARGLLDEIRAS, encoded by the coding sequence ATGACCCACACCGTCGACTCCATCCAGGCGGGCCTCGCCGCGCAGGGGTACATCGCCGACCGCGAGCTCTGCACCGCGGTGTTCCTCTCACTCACCCTGGGCCGCCCGCTCCTGCTCGAGGGGGAGGCCGGCGTGGGCAAGACCGAGGTGGCGCGGGTGCTGGCCCGCCTGCTCGGCACCGAGCTCATCCGGTTGCAGTGCTATGAGGGCATCGACGTGAGCACGGCGGTGTACGAGTGGGACTACCCGCGGCAGATGCTCGAGATCCGGCTGCTCGAGGCGCGGGGCGAGGCCAAGGGCGCCGCCACCCGGGACATCTTCAGCGAGGCGTTCCTGCTGCGGCGCCCGCTGCTCCGGGCGATCGAGCCGCGCGCCGGCGACCCGCCGGTGCTCCTGATCGACGAGGTGGACCGGGCCGACGAGGAGTTCGAGGCGTTCCTGCTCGAGCTGCTGAGTGACTTCGCGATCACGGTGCCCGAGATCGGGACGCTGCGGGCGGAGCGCCCCCCGCGGGTGATCCTCACCTCCAACCGCACCCGCGAGATCCACGACGCCCTCAAGCGGCGCTGCCTGTACCAGTGGATCGACTACCCGACGGCGGAGCGGGAACTCGCCATCCTGCTGGCACGGCAGCCGCAGGTGCCGGAACTCCTGGCGGGGGAGGTGGTGAGATTCGTGCAGCGGCTCCGGCAGGCCGACCTCACCAAGGTGCCGGGGATCGCCGAGACCCTCGACTGGGCCGCGGCGCTGGTGGCCCTGGGCGCCAGCCGGCTCGAATCCGGGCAGGTGAACGAGACGCTGGGCGTGCTGCTCAAGTACCAGGAGGACGTCTCCGCCATGAAGGGTGCCGGTGCCCGCGGCCTGCTGGACGAGATCCGCGCCTCCTGA
- a CDS encoding VWA domain-containing protein, whose product MFGRLLRRAGLAVDPDQTRTFTQALGLLGVARKGDVRAAGRAIYVRRREDRPTFDEAFELFWRRRAYGSALAGRLPRLVQSERRPGGLDLSADTGLGAERRAPVEILVPRGSSSLERLRLADFGELTAAEERDALRMISALRPRLPLRPARRGRVARHGGRLAMRRMLRRSLATGGQPLAWRWIRRTRRPRPIILICDISGSMERYSRFLLRFAHALARSGAPVEVFVFGTRLTRITRQLRVRSADEALRRVAHTVVDWSGGTRIGESLRELNLRWARRTIRSGAVALLVSDGWERGDPALLEREMARLNRNTHRLVWLDPLASRAGFEPLTQGLVAALPHVDDFLPCANIASLERLAVVLGGVQQGSGKAVAQSIRTSLTPPRTSRPGTPPPP is encoded by the coding sequence GTGTTCGGCCGCCTGCTGCGGCGCGCCGGGCTCGCGGTGGACCCGGACCAGACCCGGACCTTCACGCAGGCCCTGGGACTGCTCGGCGTGGCGCGGAAGGGGGACGTGCGGGCCGCGGGCCGGGCGATCTACGTGCGGCGGCGCGAGGACCGGCCCACCTTCGACGAGGCATTCGAGCTGTTCTGGCGGCGTCGCGCCTACGGGAGCGCGCTCGCGGGGCGGCTGCCGCGGCTGGTGCAGAGCGAGCGGCGGCCCGGCGGGCTCGACCTCTCCGCCGACACCGGCCTGGGCGCGGAGCGGCGCGCACCGGTGGAGATCCTCGTGCCGCGGGGCAGCTCCAGCCTGGAGCGGCTGCGGCTGGCCGACTTCGGCGAGCTCACCGCCGCGGAGGAGCGCGACGCCCTCCGCATGATCAGCGCGCTCCGGCCCCGGCTGCCGCTGCGCCCGGCGCGGCGGGGGCGGGTGGCCCGCCATGGCGGCCGCCTCGCGATGCGACGGATGCTGCGCCGTTCGCTCGCCACCGGGGGGCAGCCGCTCGCCTGGCGCTGGATCCGCCGCACCCGCCGCCCCCGCCCCATCATCCTGATCTGCGACATCAGCGGCTCGATGGAACGCTACAGCCGGTTCCTGCTCCGCTTTGCGCACGCGCTGGCGCGCAGCGGCGCGCCGGTGGAGGTCTTCGTCTTCGGCACCCGGCTGACCCGGATCACGCGCCAGCTCCGGGTGCGCAGCGCCGACGAGGCGCTGCGCCGGGTGGCGCACACGGTGGTGGACTGGAGCGGGGGGACGCGCATCGGGGAGTCGCTCCGGGAGCTCAACCTGCGGTGGGCCCGGCGCACCATCCGGAGCGGCGCGGTGGCGCTGCTGGTCTCCGATGGCTGGGAGCGGGGCGACCCCGCGCTGCTGGAGCGCGAGATGGCCCGGCTCAACCGGAACACGCACCGGCTGGTGTGGCTGGACCCGCTGGCCAGTCGCGCCGGTTTCGAGCCGCTCACCCAGGGACTGGTGGCCGCGCTGCCGCACGTGGACGACTTCCTGCCCTGCGCGAACATCGCGTCGCTGGAGCGGCTGGCGGTGGTGCTGGGAGGGGTGCAGCAGGGGAGCGGGAAAGCGGTTGCTCAGTCGATCCGGACGTCGCTCACGCCACCCCGCACCAGTCGGCCAGGAACACCGCCACCACCTTGA
- a CDS encoding ArgE/DapE family deacylase, with translation MSGTSPSQRVASIHQAVEAARDRILALHQSYVRVRSVTGTEGAMGERVATTFRERGLATESWAATAEEMLPYLEHVGEQPGYAGRNNVVGRRAGAGGGRSILLNAHIDTVPEGDHSLWTQPPFAAHLVNGRVYGRGSCDMKGGLTTHLAALDALEACGLRLQGDVTIAATVGEEDGGIGALATVLRGYRADAALVTEPTQLALVTACEGSLVFRLTITGRSAHAATRDEGVSALEKFIPIFQDLQRLEQERNLTLRHPLYDVFPNKVPINVGVVRAGNWASTVPEILEAEIRVGFLPGEELEAFKGLVAERIMRVAAMDPWLREHPPVITYFGGQFIAAETPAHAPLAGAIRAAHRAVTGREAPVEAATYGADMRHFVAFGGMPCVMYGAGDIRVAHAPDEYLEFEELITAIKVVAVFLADWCGVA, from the coding sequence GTGAGCGGCACCTCCCCATCCCAGCGCGTCGCGTCCATCCACCAGGCCGTCGAGGCGGCCCGGGACCGGATCCTGGCGCTGCACCAGTCGTACGTGCGGGTGCGCTCGGTGACCGGCACCGAGGGGGCCATGGGCGAACGGGTGGCCACGACCTTCCGCGAGCGGGGGCTGGCCACCGAGAGCTGGGCCGCCACGGCGGAGGAGATGCTCCCCTACCTCGAGCACGTCGGCGAGCAGCCGGGCTACGCCGGGCGCAACAACGTGGTGGGCCGGCGGGCCGGCGCCGGCGGCGGCCGGTCGATCCTCCTCAACGCGCACATCGACACCGTGCCGGAGGGCGATCACTCCCTCTGGACCCAGCCCCCCTTCGCCGCGCACTTGGTGAACGGTCGCGTCTACGGCCGCGGCAGCTGCGACATGAAGGGCGGCCTCACCACCCACCTGGCCGCGCTCGACGCCCTCGAGGCCTGCGGCCTCCGGCTCCAGGGCGACGTGACGATCGCCGCCACGGTGGGCGAGGAAGATGGCGGGATCGGGGCGCTGGCCACCGTGCTCCGCGGCTACCGCGCCGACGCGGCGCTGGTCACGGAGCCCACCCAGCTGGCCCTGGTCACCGCCTGCGAGGGCTCGCTGGTCTTCCGCCTGACGATCACCGGCCGCTCCGCCCACGCCGCCACCCGCGACGAGGGCGTCTCCGCGCTGGAGAAGTTCATCCCCATCTTCCAGGACCTGCAGCGGCTGGAGCAGGAGCGGAACCTCACCCTGCGCCACCCGCTGTACGACGTCTTCCCCAACAAGGTGCCCATCAACGTCGGCGTGGTGCGGGCCGGCAACTGGGCCAGCACGGTGCCGGAGATCCTCGAGGCGGAGATTCGCGTGGGCTTCCTGCCGGGGGAGGAACTCGAGGCGTTCAAGGGGCTGGTGGCCGAGCGCATCATGCGGGTGGCGGCGATGGACCCGTGGCTTCGCGAGCATCCGCCGGTGATCACCTACTTCGGCGGGCAGTTCATCGCGGCGGAGACGCCCGCCCACGCGCCGCTCGCCGGCGCCATCCGCGCCGCGCATCGCGCCGTCACCGGCCGCGAGGCCCCGGTCGAGGCCGCCACCTACGGCGCCGACATGCGGCACTTCGTCGCCTTCGGCGGGATGCCCTGCGTGATGTACGGCGCCGGCGACATCCGCGTGGCCCACGCGCCGGACGAGTACCTGGAGTTCGAGGAGCTGATCACCGCCATCAAGGTGGTGGCGGTGTTCCTGGCCGACTGGTGCGGGGTGGCGTGA
- a CDS encoding XdhC family protein → MRDLLTDYQRLRDTGAPVGRAVVTSVWGSAPRPEGACLLATATGGIAGSVSGGCVEGATVAEIQEAIARGTPKLVTFGVSDETAWSVGLACGGTIRVWVEGEVSARVLAAARGEGGTIVGTLTGGEAGSGGSLTVDETGTVDADPGLAWLGDAVRAPALAALRREQSTTVEVPTPAGGSCAVFLEVFPRRPVLFVIGAVHIALALVPLARALGWHTVVADGRAAFLTPERFPGADQLVAAWPEEAFRQVGITPATYVCLLSHDPKFDEPALRIALRSAAPYVGAIGSKKTQAKRRERLAAEGYTAAEVAKLFGPIGLDLGGRAPAETALAILAQVTAVRYGGGAVAK, encoded by the coding sequence ATGCGTGACCTCCTCACCGACTACCAGCGCCTGCGCGACACCGGCGCGCCCGTGGGCCGCGCCGTGGTGACCAGCGTGTGGGGCTCTGCCCCGCGCCCCGAGGGCGCCTGCCTCCTCGCGACCGCGACCGGCGGGATCGCCGGCTCGGTCTCGGGCGGCTGCGTGGAAGGCGCCACGGTGGCCGAGATCCAGGAGGCGATCGCGCGGGGCACGCCGAAGCTGGTCACGTTCGGGGTAAGCGACGAGACGGCCTGGTCGGTGGGGCTGGCATGCGGGGGAACGATCAGGGTGTGGGTGGAGGGCGAGGTCTCGGCCCGTGTCCTCGCGGCAGCCCGAGGAGAGGGCGGCACGATCGTCGGGACCCTCACGGGTGGCGAGGCGGGGAGCGGCGGCTCGCTCACCGTGGACGAGACGGGAACCGTGGATGCCGATCCGGGGCTCGCGTGGCTCGGCGACGCGGTCCGGGCGCCGGCGCTGGCGGCGCTCCGCCGGGAGCAGAGCACCACGGTGGAGGTCCCCACGCCGGCTGGTGGGAGCTGCGCGGTGTTCCTGGAGGTCTTCCCCCGGCGGCCGGTGCTGTTCGTCATCGGCGCGGTGCACATCGCCCTGGCGCTGGTGCCGCTGGCCCGGGCGCTGGGCTGGCATACGGTGGTGGCCGACGGCCGCGCCGCGTTCCTCACCCCCGAGCGCTTCCCGGGCGCCGACCAGCTGGTGGCCGCGTGGCCGGAGGAGGCGTTCCGGCAGGTGGGCATCACCCCCGCCACCTACGTCTGCCTGCTCTCCCACGATCCCAAGTTCGACGAGCCGGCGCTGCGCATCGCGCTCCGCTCCGCCGCCCCGTACGTGGGCGCCATCGGCTCGAAGAAGACGCAGGCGAAGCGCCGGGAGCGGCTGGCTGCCGAAGGCTACACCGCCGCCGAAGTGGCGAAGCTCTTCGGCCCGATCGGCCTCGACCTGGGCGGCCGGGCGCCGGCGGAGACGGCGCTGGCGATCCTGGCGCAGGTGACGGCGGTGCGCTACGGCGGCGGGGCGGTTGCCAAGTAG
- a CDS encoding NAD(P)H-binding protein → MGRRLAERLVARGHAVRALARAGSEARLPGGVEVVRGDALHGLSYAARVAPAETFIHLVGVSHPSPAKAQQFLSVDLASVAAAVPAAVTAGVRHFLYVSVAHPAPLMQAYIAARVRAEALIRDSGLPATILRPWYVLGPGHWWPVLLTPWYALGRVLPPTREGARRLGLVTLDQMLAALVAAVEAPADGWRVVDVPHIQRSRP, encoded by the coding sequence ATGGGCCGCCGCCTGGCGGAGCGGCTGGTGGCGCGGGGCCATGCGGTGCGCGCGCTGGCCCGCGCCGGCTCGGAGGCACGGCTGCCCGGGGGCGTGGAGGTGGTGCGGGGCGACGCGCTGCACGGATTGTCCTACGCGGCGCGGGTGGCACCGGCCGAGACCTTCATTCACCTGGTCGGTGTGTCGCACCCCTCCCCGGCCAAGGCGCAGCAGTTCCTCTCGGTGGACCTGGCCTCGGTGGCGGCGGCGGTGCCGGCGGCGGTCACGGCGGGCGTGCGGCACTTCCTCTATGTCAGCGTGGCCCATCCGGCCCCGCTGATGCAGGCGTACATCGCCGCGCGGGTCCGGGCCGAGGCCCTGATCCGTGACAGCGGACTCCCCGCCACGATCCTCCGGCCCTGGTACGTGCTGGGCCCGGGGCACTGGTGGCCGGTGCTGCTCACCCCGTGGTACGCCCTGGGCCGGGTGCTTCCGCCGACACGCGAGGGCGCGCGCCGGCTCGGCCTGGTGACGCTCGACCAGATGCTCGCGGCGCTGGTGGCCGCGGTGGAGGCGCCGGCCGACGGCTGGCGCGTCGTGGACGTTCCCCATATCCAGCGATCCCGCCCATGA
- a CDS encoding serine hydrolase, protein MIRVTRVLSLALLCAAPLAAQRDTMGLRPAFRLIDRYAEQMMREAGTPGLALALVDRRGLLLVRTYGWADRERRIPVSAETRFQIGSISKSFTAVALMQLRAEGRFDPMLPAQRYLPWFTPKTKWRPVTGHDLMTHTSGITRDRDDIPSSPAQAWKARERTMGSAPGARWEYSNIGWQVMGQVLMKLDGGDYGEIIRRRILTPLGMTRTDPTFSNATRLTMATAYTGLYDDRPEHPGDPQVVAPWIEYGSGDGALVSTAPDMARYLTMLLNRGATPTGRILEEADWQRIMAPHARTGEGEGTYGYGMFGGALNGKPIFSHSGGMLGFTSMMIGEPQLGIGAVAFVNGPGSAGGVAGFAVRALSAAMTGDSLPDLPAPDNPLATANAGDYAGTFTSPTGDSLVFTAAGDSLLLVRDTVVALLSYGDDTFLGPRPDFAIFPIAFHRDSAGAVTEVSVGGAWYRNARYRGPTRWSTPRLWDAYVGHYRIMQPWEPNFRIIHRKDRLYWVSPGGSEELLTLLPTGEYRVGDPLSAERIRFGPVVDGQVLQVTFSGMEYYRYFVE, encoded by the coding sequence ATGATCCGTGTCACCCGCGTGCTCTCCCTGGCCCTGCTGTGCGCCGCGCCCCTCGCCGCCCAGCGCGACACGATGGGGCTCCGCCCCGCCTTCCGGCTCATCGACCGCTACGCCGAGCAGATGATGCGCGAGGCGGGAACCCCGGGCCTGGCGCTGGCGCTGGTGGACCGGCGCGGGCTGCTCCTGGTGCGCACCTACGGCTGGGCGGACCGTGAGCGGCGCATCCCGGTGAGCGCCGAGACCCGGTTCCAGATCGGCAGCATCAGCAAGAGCTTCACGGCGGTGGCGCTGATGCAGCTGCGGGCGGAGGGCAGGTTTGACCCGATGCTCCCGGCGCAGCGCTACCTGCCCTGGTTCACCCCGAAGACGAAGTGGCGCCCGGTGACCGGCCACGACCTGATGACCCACACCTCGGGCATCACCCGCGATCGCGACGACATCCCGTCCAGCCCGGCGCAGGCGTGGAAGGCGCGGGAGCGGACCATGGGCTCCGCGCCGGGGGCACGCTGGGAGTATTCCAACATCGGCTGGCAGGTGATGGGGCAGGTCCTGATGAAGCTGGACGGCGGCGACTACGGCGAGATCATCCGGCGCCGCATCCTCACGCCGCTTGGCATGACGCGGACCGACCCGACCTTCAGCAACGCCACCCGCCTCACGATGGCCACGGCGTATACCGGGCTGTACGACGACCGCCCCGAGCACCCCGGCGACCCGCAGGTGGTGGCGCCCTGGATCGAGTACGGCTCGGGCGACGGGGCGCTGGTCTCCACCGCCCCCGACATGGCGCGCTACCTCACCATGCTGCTCAATCGCGGCGCCACCCCGACCGGCCGGATCCTCGAGGAGGCCGACTGGCAGCGGATCATGGCGCCGCATGCCCGGACCGGGGAGGGCGAGGGCACCTATGGCTACGGGATGTTCGGGGGCGCCCTCAACGGCAAGCCGATCTTCTCCCACAGCGGCGGGATGCTCGGCTTCACCAGCATGATGATCGGCGAGCCGCAGCTCGGCATCGGCGCCGTGGCCTTCGTGAACGGCCCGGGCAGCGCCGGCGGCGTGGCAGGATTCGCGGTGCGTGCCCTCTCGGCCGCCATGACCGGCGACAGCCTCCCCGACCTTCCGGCCCCGGACAACCCGCTGGCGACGGCCAACGCCGGCGACTACGCCGGCACCTTTACCAGCCCGACGGGCGATTCCCTGGTCTTCACCGCGGCCGGTGACTCGTTGCTGCTGGTCCGCGACACCGTGGTGGCCCTGCTCAGCTACGGCGATGACACCTTCCTCGGTCCCCGCCCGGACTTCGCCATCTTCCCGATTGCGTTCCATCGTGACAGCGCGGGCGCTGTCACCGAGGTCAGCGTGGGCGGTGCCTGGTATCGCAATGCCCGGTACCGCGGGCCCACCCGCTGGAGCACGCCGAGGCTCTGGGACGCCTACGTGGGGCACTACCGGATCATGCAGCCGTGGGAACCCAACTTCCGCATCATCCACCGGAAGGACCGGCTCTACTGGGTGAGCCCCGGCGGCTCGGAGGAGCTGCTGACGCTGCTCCCCACGGGGGAGTACCGCGTCGGCGACCCGCTCTCGGCCGAGCGGATCCGGTTCGGGCCGGTGGTGGACGGCCAGGTGCTGCAGGTGACGTTTTCCGGGATGGAGTACTACCGATATTTCGTGGAGTAG